The stretch of DNA AAACCTACCCGTTTCAATGGGTTTTAGCTCTCAGCCCGCACTTGAGTGCAGGGCTTTCTTATGTGCGATCGCGAGGTGGTGTAGGTACAGCGCTAGGAGAAGCGGTTGGCGAAGGCTTTACATCTTGAGTCGATGGCGATGGTGTGGCTGTTGGCTCAGGCAGAATTGGTATTTTAGAGATAACCTCTTCAGGATGACTTGGCGGAATGCCTTCGCTGACAATAATGTCCTCGATTACGGCCTTGACAATGGGAGCCGCAACAGTAGAGCCAAAGGCATCTGCCCCAACAGGTTCATCAATTACCGCCAACACCACATAACGTGGCTCCTTCGAGGGGAAAATACCAACAAAGCTGGTGATTTTAGCATTGATATACCCCCCACCAGTAGTTGAAGCCTTTTGAGCAGTACCCGTTTTGCCAGCAATCCGATAACCAGGAATACGTGCAGGTAAACCCGTACCTTTCTCGACAACATTAGTCATCATTTCCACAACTCTCTGAGCAGTGGCTGATGAAATGACTTGTCGAGGCGTTGGTAATTTCGGTTGAAAATATTCTTCGCCTTCATCATTAATTAAACCTTTGACCACATGAGGTGTGAGTAACTTCCCACCACTAGCGAGTATGCCCTGCAATTGCACCATCTGAATTGGGGTGAGTGAGAAACCTTGACCAAAAGAAGCCGTTGCTGGCTCGATCACATATTCAATGAACTGCTCTTGCGGCTTGAGAGTACTGGAGGTTTCCGCAGGGAGATCAATACCAGACATATCGCCCAGACCAATCCGCTCTAGCCAACCGTAATAAACCGAAGGCTTCATGCGTTGGATGATATGCACCATACCCACATTGCTCGATCGCTCAAGGATTTGGCTAATGCTGAGCGGACCAACCGCACCGACTTGTTCGTAGTCAAAGTTAGCCACAGGCCAGCCGCCAATAGTCAGAGCGCCTTCATCATTAAATACAGTGTCTGGCTGAATCGCTCCTGCTTCGAGAGCGATCGCGACATTCAGTGGTTTAAATGTGGAGCCTGGTTCATACAGGTCTGAAACTGCCCAATTTTTGAACAGTTTGACATCGGATTCGTAATAACGATTTGGATCATACGTTGGCTCAGTCACCAGTGATAGCAGCCCACCATCCCTAGCATCCATGACAATCACCGAACCCCGCTTTGCGCCAAACTTGACCATCTGTTGCTTGAGGATCTGCCGAGCTGTGCGTTGAATGCGCGAATCAATCGTCATTTGCAAGCTAGTGCGATCGCTTTGCAGCATTCCCGCAGGAATACGGTTAGGAATTAACTTGCCATTGCCATCTTGGGCAACTGATGGCGCTTGGTCGGTGCGCTCTAATAATTTTTCTTGACTAAGTTCGATTCCAGCTTGACCTCGATGATCGACATTCACATAGCCAAGTAGTTCAGCCGCTAAATCCTGCTGTGGATAGAGTCGATGCCGCTGTTGAATAAGATCTAAACCATCTAAACGCAAGTTAAAAATGCGATCGGCATTTTCCTCAGATAGCCAATATTCCACTTGAGTAGAAGTAGTATCACGAGTGAGGATACTGAGCAATTTATCTGCGGGTCGTCTGAGGATCGGCGCGAGTTTTTCGGCGATCACTTCAGGTTTTTCTTTGTAAAGATGAGGATGCGCAAATAATGTGTAGACAGGGCGATCTAGAGCTAAAACTGCACCTTTGCGATCGGTTATGGTGCGACGAGGAATAAATGGTCGCAAAGTAAACATTTGCTGCCGTCGAGCCTTGTCGAGTAAATCAGGTGATGTGATCACCTGTAAGTACACTAAGCGCACAATTAAACCAATCATCGACAGAGCCAGAATCATCCAGATCAGCACTGTTCGACGTTTGAATAGATTAATAGTGGCAAGATCTCTGGGCTGAAGCGATGGGGTCATGAGTGTATTTTGGCGAAATTCTTAGCGAAATTCTTGACAAAGCTCTTGGCAAAGTTGACGGAAGCGATCGCCGCGCTGCTCGAAGTTAGCAAACTGGTCAAAGCTAGCACATGCAGGCGAGAATAGCACAGTTGGCAAAGGCTGGCTAGGGTGATTATGGGCGCGACTGTGGGCAATATGGGCTGCCTGTTTGACCGCATTTTCGAGAGTTTCTACGATTTGATAGTTTTTAAACCCTGTGTCTTTGAGCATTTCGGCAAATAAGTTCGCAGCCTCACCTATCAATAGTACGCTGATCGCTCTTTGATGAATTTGCTCTAGCCATGCACTCGCATCACCTTGCTTCGGCTGACCTCCAGCAATTAATACGACAGGAGGTTTTACAGCTCTTAACCCCACTTCTGCTGCATCATAATTGGTAGCTTTGCTGTCATTAATAAAGGCAATGCCTTCATAAAAGCAAATATGTTCAAGGCGATGTGGGACACCTTGGAAACTAGAGATG from Pseudanabaena sp. BC1403 encodes:
- a CDS encoding penicillin-binding protein 2 — protein: MTPSLQPRDLATINLFKRRTVLIWMILALSMIGLIVRLVYLQVITSPDLLDKARRQQMFTLRPFIPRRTITDRKGAVLALDRPVYTLFAHPHLYKEKPEVIAEKLAPILRRPADKLLSILTRDTTSTQVEYWLSEENADRIFNLRLDGLDLIQQRHRLYPQQDLAAELLGYVNVDHRGQAGIELSQEKLLERTDQAPSVAQDGNGKLIPNRIPAGMLQSDRTSLQMTIDSRIQRTARQILKQQMVKFGAKRGSVIVMDARDGGLLSLVTEPTYDPNRYYESDVKLFKNWAVSDLYEPGSTFKPLNVAIALEAGAIQPDTVFNDEGALTIGGWPVANFDYEQVGAVGPLSISQILERSSNVGMVHIIQRMKPSVYYGWLERIGLGDMSGIDLPAETSSTLKPQEQFIEYVIEPATASFGQGFSLTPIQMVQLQGILASGGKLLTPHVVKGLINDEGEEYFQPKLPTPRQVISSATAQRVVEMMTNVVEKGTGLPARIPGYRIAGKTGTAQKASTTGGGYINAKITSFVGIFPSKEPRYVVLAVIDEPVGADAFGSTVAAPIVKAVIEDIIVSEGIPPSHPEEVISKIPILPEPTATPSPSTQDVKPSPTASPSAVPTPPRDRT